In Phaeobacter porticola, one DNA window encodes the following:
- the rpsO gene encoding 30S ribosomal protein S15 → MSITAEEKTRLMKEFATKDGDTGSPEVQVAILTSRINTLTEHFKTHKKDNHGRRGLLKMVALRRKLLDYTKGKDVARYQDLIKRLGIRR, encoded by the coding sequence ATGTCGATCACTGCTGAAGAAAAAACACGCCTGATGAAAGAATTCGCAACCAAAGACGGCGACACCGGTTCCCCGGAAGTACAGGTTGCAATCCTGACCTCGCGCATCAACACTCTGACCGAGCATTTCAAAACCCACAAGAAGGACAACCACGGTCGTCGTGGTCTTCTGAAGATGGTTGCTCTGCGTCGTAAGCTGCTGGACTACACCAAAGGCAAAGATGTGGCCCGTTACCAGGACCTGATCAAACGCCTGGGCATCCGCCGCTAA
- the truB gene encoding tRNA pseudouridine(55) synthase TruB, whose amino-acid sequence MGRKRKGRDISGWLVVDKPAGLTSTAVVNKVRWAFDAKKAGHAGTLDPEATGVLAVALGEATKTVPYITDALKAYTFNVRLGQATNTDDAEGEVIASSDARPSDAEIIAALPQFLGDIMQVPPKFSAVKIDGQRAYKLARAGEEVELAARPLWVEELTLVDRPDADHVILEMTCGKGGYVRSIARDLGAALGCYGHVKCLRRIWSGPFDAEDGISLETLDEMAKSPDLDGFLRPLEEGLADLPQLTCTPEGAAKLRNGNPGMVLASDVEYGEEAWASLDGQAVAVGHYKAGELHPSRVFVR is encoded by the coding sequence ATGGGACGCAAACGCAAGGGGCGCGATATATCCGGCTGGCTGGTGGTCGATAAACCCGCAGGCCTGACGTCCACCGCGGTTGTAAACAAGGTCCGCTGGGCCTTTGACGCCAAGAAGGCTGGCCATGCCGGCACCCTGGACCCCGAAGCAACCGGTGTATTGGCTGTGGCACTTGGCGAAGCGACCAAGACCGTGCCCTACATCACCGACGCGCTAAAGGCCTATACGTTTAACGTACGGTTGGGACAGGCCACCAACACCGATGATGCAGAGGGCGAAGTCATTGCCAGCAGCGATGCCCGCCCCAGCGACGCCGAGATCATTGCGGCCCTGCCGCAGTTTCTGGGCGACATCATGCAGGTGCCACCGAAGTTCTCCGCTGTGAAGATCGACGGCCAGCGCGCCTATAAGCTGGCACGCGCTGGCGAAGAGGTTGAGTTGGCGGCCCGCCCGCTTTGGGTAGAGGAGCTGACTTTGGTGGATCGCCCTGATGCGGATCACGTCATTCTGGAAATGACCTGCGGCAAAGGTGGCTATGTGAGATCCATTGCACGGGACCTGGGTGCCGCCCTTGGTTGCTATGGTCACGTAAAGTGCCTGCGCCGGATCTGGTCCGGCCCATTTGATGCAGAAGACGGCATCAGCCTGGAGACTCTGGACGAGATGGCAAAATCACCAGATCTTGATGGCTTCCTGCGCCCGCTAGAGGAAGGTCTTGCCGATTTGCCACAGCTGACCTGTACCCCTGAAGGGGCCGCAAAACTGCGCAATGGCAACCCTGGTATGGTCTTGGCTTCAGACGTGGAATACGGCGAGGAGGCTTGGGCATCCCTGGATGGCCAGGCTGTTGCCGTGGGCCATTACAAGGCAGGCGAATTACATCCAAGTCGCGTGTTTGTACGCTAA
- the rbfA gene encoding 30S ribosome-binding factor RbfA — protein MAKNKLQEGSGPSQRQLRVGELIRRALSEIFARGDLHDPDLNRLSITVGEVRTSPDLRIATAYVLPLGGKGQEETLKLMARNKGELRRIIGKKLALKFTPELRFQLDDTFDRMDDTRRMLSQDAVRRDTGE, from the coding sequence ATGGCTAAGAACAAACTCCAAGAGGGCTCTGGTCCCTCACAACGACAGCTCCGCGTCGGCGAATTGATTCGCCGCGCCCTGTCCGAGATTTTTGCACGCGGCGACCTGCATGATCCCGACCTGAACCGGCTGTCGATCACCGTGGGTGAGGTGCGTACCTCGCCTGATCTTCGAATTGCCACTGCCTATGTGTTGCCGCTTGGCGGTAAAGGGCAAGAGGAAACGCTCAAGCTGATGGCCCGCAACAAGGGAGAGCTGCGTCGCATCATCGGCAAGAAATTGGCACTGAAGTTCACCCCCGAACTGAGGTTCCAGCTGGACGACACCTTTGACCGGATGGATGACACCCGTCGAATGCTGTCGCAGGACGCGGTGCGCCGCGACACGGGCGAGTGA
- a CDS encoding DUF1674 domain-containing protein: MSDAEKTETENLPPAAQRALAEAAERRRAAEAEAANRPVELGGRDGPDPARYGDWEKKGIAIDF, translated from the coding sequence ATGAGTGACGCTGAAAAAACCGAAACCGAAAATCTGCCCCCAGCTGCACAGCGTGCGCTGGCAGAGGCTGCCGAACGGCGTAGGGCCGCCGAGGCCGAAGCTGCCAACCGCCCGGTTGAGCTGGGCGGTCGCGATGGTCCCGATCCTGCGCGCTATGGCGACTGGGAGAAAAAAGGAATCGCCATCGATTTCTGA
- a CDS encoding DUF1643 domain-containing protein: protein MISRTHTKGDAPSTAVYSDCERYRYSLTRVWDPTAARVMFVMLNPSTATEVQNDPTIERCERRARALGFGGFRATNIFAYRATDPRDMKKADDPEGPGNQGAILDGAAWADQIICAWGTHGAFRQQGNQVAAALLQADTTLFHLGLSKAGHPKHPLYIGYSQQPEIWHPEAR from the coding sequence ATGATCAGCCGGACCCACACCAAGGGCGATGCGCCATCCACAGCAGTCTATTCAGATTGCGAACGATATCGCTACAGCCTCACTCGCGTTTGGGATCCGACGGCTGCACGGGTGATGTTTGTCATGCTTAACCCATCAACCGCAACCGAAGTGCAGAACGATCCGACAATCGAACGCTGTGAACGCCGGGCGCGGGCACTTGGGTTTGGAGGCTTTCGAGCCACCAATATTTTTGCGTATCGCGCCACCGATCCGCGTGACATGAAAAAAGCCGATGACCCCGAAGGTCCGGGTAACCAGGGTGCCATATTGGACGGCGCCGCCTGGGCTGATCAGATCATCTGTGCCTGGGGGACGCACGGTGCGTTCCGCCAGCAGGGAAACCAGGTCGCGGCGGCGCTGTTGCAAGCAGATACAACGCTGTTCCACCTTGGCCTTAGCAAGGCTGGGCACCCCAAGCATCCGCTCTATATCGGCTATTCTCAACAGCCAGAGATTTGGCATCCTGAGGCGCGATAA
- a CDS encoding glycosyltransferase family 25 protein, protein MRSYIIHMTGDQKRAPNVARLLADLPDAQVVEAVDGRAVMSAGDVSTHSGVLHAPHYPFPLSGGEVGCFLSHRKCWQLIADGVDDYGLIVEDDMATDPVIWQDVLALIDSHAGPDSMIRLPAKQRETASTVIAAHGAAQLFLPRCIGLQTVAQVVGKTAAARLLAATKVLDRPVDTFLQMHWVHDQTIHTVLPNGVSEETAALGGSTIQSRPVGGKLARELKRMLYRAQVALRPQRG, encoded by the coding sequence ATGCGATCCTATATCATTCATATGACAGGCGATCAGAAACGCGCCCCCAACGTGGCGCGTCTATTGGCGGATTTGCCCGATGCTCAGGTGGTTGAGGCGGTAGATGGCCGTGCCGTGATGTCCGCAGGCGATGTTTCCACACACTCTGGCGTTCTTCATGCGCCGCATTACCCATTCCCGCTGAGCGGCGGAGAGGTCGGCTGTTTTCTGTCACATCGCAAATGCTGGCAGCTGATCGCCGATGGCGTCGACGATTATGGCTTGATCGTTGAGGATGACATGGCAACGGATCCCGTGATCTGGCAGGATGTACTTGCCTTGATTGACAGCCATGCAGGCCCGGACAGCATGATCCGCCTGCCCGCCAAACAACGCGAAACGGCCAGCACGGTGATTGCCGCGCATGGGGCAGCACAGCTGTTCCTGCCTCGGTGTATAGGTCTGCAGACCGTCGCGCAGGTCGTTGGCAAGACCGCTGCTGCCCGGTTGCTAGCCGCAACTAAAGTTCTGGACAGGCCGGTTGATACCTTCCTGCAAATGCACTGGGTTCACGACCAAACAATCCACACGGTATTGCCAAACGGCGTGTCGGAGGAAACAGCCGCTTTGGGGGGATCAACCATCCAATCTCGCCCTGTCGGGGGCAAGCTTGCGCGTGAGCTGAAACGTATGCTTTATCGCGCCCAGGTCGCCCTGCGCCCACAACGCGGCTGA
- a CDS encoding calcium-binding protein, with product MLMLAAMLGIAAVGGILMIDEDGDDSTTSDTGSGADNDADASANIASETVSLDQFILLGTNGSDQLGGTEVDEDIQGRDGNDQLNGQGGKDSVQAGAGDDTAHGGDGDDTVLGGDGQDLLHGEAGDDLLAGQDGDDTLFGHFGDDTLDGSAGNDLGHGGQGDDTLQGGSGRDALHGNADNDYLSGGQDQDTLFGGTGNDRLVGNDDGTTRDYLNGGDGDDTIFAGTGDVVTAGEGGDRILLDSSPFQATFDSDDDENTDPNAPIDLLDFDTSEDQLVVIWDQFGPDTPVVEVSLDPDAPGEHIVSIDGKEAMRVTGPEVLTAADILVVDHEAAIRFGMVANANGGDALTLG from the coding sequence ATGTTGATGCTGGCCGCGATGCTTGGGATTGCCGCCGTAGGGGGTATCCTAATGATTGACGAAGACGGCGATGATTCCACCACGTCCGATACCGGCTCTGGGGCAGACAACGATGCCGACGCCTCTGCGAATATAGCGAGCGAGACCGTCTCTCTTGACCAGTTCATCCTATTGGGGACCAACGGCAGTGATCAGCTTGGCGGAACTGAAGTCGATGAGGATATCCAAGGTCGCGACGGCAATGATCAGTTAAATGGACAGGGTGGCAAAGACTCCGTTCAAGCAGGTGCTGGTGATGATACGGCCCATGGTGGTGACGGTGATGACACCGTGCTTGGTGGTGACGGCCAAGATTTGCTACATGGCGAAGCGGGCGATGACCTGCTGGCCGGGCAAGACGGCGATGACACACTGTTTGGCCACTTTGGCGATGACACGCTTGATGGCAGCGCAGGTAATGACCTTGGGCACGGTGGCCAAGGCGATGATACCCTACAAGGCGGTAGTGGCCGCGACGCCCTGCATGGCAATGCCGACAATGATTATCTAAGCGGTGGACAGGATCAGGACACGCTGTTTGGCGGCACAGGCAATGACCGCCTGGTGGGCAACGACGATGGCACGACACGCGACTACCTCAATGGCGGAGATGGCGACGATACCATTTTTGCGGGAACAGGTGACGTGGTGACAGCGGGCGAAGGGGGTGATCGGATCCTCCTGGATAGCAGCCCTTTTCAGGCGACCTTCGACAGCGACGATGATGAAAATACGGATCCCAATGCGCCGATCGACTTGCTGGATTTTGACACGTCTGAAGATCAGCTGGTTGTGATATGGGATCAGTTTGGCCCTGATACGCCAGTGGTTGAGGTCAGCCTGGACCCCGACGCACCGGGTGAACACATAGTGAGCATCGATGGCAAGGAAGCAATGCGTGTGACCGGCCCCGAGGTCCTGACAGCCGCCGACATTCTGGTCGTTGACCACGAGGCCGCGATCCGGTTTGGTATGGTGGCAAACGCAAATGGTGGTGACGCTTTGACCCTAGGTTAA
- a CDS encoding peroxiredoxin, with protein MGLRINDVVPDFTAETDQGTISFHDWIGDSWAILFSHPKDFTPVCTTEFSAVAQLSDEWATRNTKVIGVSVDGVEDHKKWKTDIESYGKAAAGFPIIADEGLAVSKAFDMLPAEAYLPDGRTPADSATVRSVFIIGPDKQLKLSMTYPMTVGRNFAEILRALDGLQMSGKGVATPANWVPGEDVIIPPSVSNEDAKAKFGEFETIFPYLRKTKAPT; from the coding sequence ATGGGTTTGCGTATCAATGATGTGGTTCCGGATTTTACCGCAGAAACCGATCAGGGCACCATTTCGTTTCACGATTGGATTGGTGATAGCTGGGCGATTCTATTCTCCCACCCCAAGGATTTTACCCCGGTCTGCACCACAGAATTTTCGGCCGTGGCGCAGCTGTCCGATGAATGGGCCACCCGCAACACCAAAGTAATCGGCGTGTCGGTTGATGGTGTCGAAGACCACAAGAAGTGGAAAACAGACATCGAAAGCTACGGCAAGGCTGCGGCAGGTTTCCCGATCATCGCCGACGAAGGTCTGGCGGTATCCAAGGCTTTCGACATGTTGCCAGCCGAGGCCTATCTGCCCGATGGCCGGACGCCTGCTGATAGCGCCACTGTGCGGTCGGTCTTTATCATCGGCCCGGACAAGCAACTGAAACTGTCGATGACCTACCCAATGACCGTGGGCCGCAATTTTGCCGAGATTCTGCGTGCGCTTGATGGGTTGCAGATGTCTGGAAAAGGCGTTGCGACGCCAGCAAACTGGGTTCCGGGCGAGGATGTCATCATTCCGCCGAGCGTATCGAATGAGGATGCGAAGGCCAAATTTGGTGAGTTTGAAACCATCTTCCCCTATCTGCGTAAGACCAAAGCGCCGACCTAA
- the dapB gene encoding 4-hydroxy-tetrahydrodipicolinate reductase, producing MTASSMTASSAATPGIVITGASGRMGQMLIKTIVDHPRARLVGAVERSGHAWVGQDVGIAMGGPELGVTVTDDAVEAFSVAQAVIDFTSPEATLGFATLAAQARAVHVIGTTGMNDAQISQLEPASRHSVQMRAGNMSLGVNLLVQLTKKVAAALDEDFDIEVIEAHHHHKVDAPSGTALMLGEAAAEGRGVTLADVSDSGRDGITGARKRGDIGFSAIRGGDIVGEHDVLFAGQGERIVLRHMATDRAIFARGAIKAALWGQGKEPGQYDMLDVLGL from the coding sequence ATGACGGCTTCCAGCATGACAGCTTCCAGCGCGGCCACACCAGGCATCGTGATCACCGGTGCCTCTGGTCGGATGGGGCAAATGTTGATCAAAACGATCGTGGACCATCCCCGCGCCCGTCTTGTGGGTGCGGTGGAGCGTAGCGGTCATGCTTGGGTTGGGCAGGATGTTGGCATTGCCATGGGCGGCCCCGAACTCGGCGTCACCGTGACCGACGATGCGGTGGAGGCATTTTCAGTTGCACAGGCGGTGATTGATTTTACCAGCCCTGAGGCGACACTTGGCTTTGCGACTCTGGCTGCACAAGCACGCGCAGTGCATGTGATTGGCACCACTGGCATGAACGACGCACAAATTTCCCAGTTGGAACCAGCCTCACGCCATTCGGTGCAGATGCGGGCCGGTAACATGAGCCTAGGTGTAAACCTTCTGGTTCAGCTCACCAAAAAGGTTGCTGCCGCCCTTGATGAGGATTTCGACATCGAAGTGATTGAGGCCCATCACCATCACAAGGTCGATGCACCCTCAGGCACCGCATTGATGCTGGGCGAAGCGGCTGCGGAGGGGCGTGGCGTCACACTGGCTGATGTTTCGGACAGTGGCCGCGATGGCATTACCGGCGCGCGCAAGCGCGGCGATATCGGCTTCAGTGCGATTAGAGGCGGCGATATTGTTGGTGAGCATGACGTGCTGTTCGCTGGTCAGGGCGAGCGTATCGTGCTGCGCCATATGGCCACCGACCGGGCGATTTTTGCACGTGGTGCGATTAAGGCTGCACTTTGGGGGCAGGGCAAGGAACCCGGTCAGTATGATATGTTGGATGTGCTGGGTCTCTGA
- a CDS encoding phosphodiester glycosidase family protein — protein MGVALALWATPAAAVECRDIAYDSNRYTICEVAVAKDELRLFLKDDTGQVYGHFSSIENALKPKGQTLSFATNAGMYHRDRSPVGLYVDGDTEEMRLVTNPGPGNFGLLPNGVLCIGKTRTDVIETLTFAQTTPQCRYATQSGPMLVIDGVLHPRFLPDSSSYFIRNGVGTSADGQRVVFAISRNAVTFHQFGSLFLNHLKLPNALYFDGNISRLHAPQINRSDAGFMMGPVVGVVTDRATDDDATN, from the coding sequence ATGGGTGTGGCGCTGGCCCTTTGGGCCACGCCCGCAGCCGCGGTGGAGTGCCGCGACATCGCCTATGACAGCAACCGCTATACGATCTGCGAGGTCGCTGTGGCCAAAGATGAGCTGCGCCTGTTTCTGAAGGATGACACCGGGCAGGTCTACGGTCATTTCTCTTCAATCGAAAATGCGCTGAAACCCAAAGGCCAAACACTGTCCTTTGCCACCAATGCTGGCATGTATCACCGCGACCGTTCGCCTGTTGGATTGTATGTCGATGGTGACACGGAAGAAATGCGTTTGGTCACCAATCCCGGCCCCGGCAACTTTGGCCTATTGCCAAACGGTGTCCTGTGCATTGGCAAGACGCGCACAGATGTCATCGAGACACTGACATTCGCCCAAACAACACCGCAATGCCGCTACGCCACACAATCCGGTCCGATGCTGGTGATCGACGGCGTCCTTCATCCACGGTTTTTACCGGACTCCAGCTCCTATTTCATCCGCAACGGAGTCGGGACCAGCGCCGACGGACAGCGGGTGGTCTTTGCCATTTCGCGCAACGCCGTCACCTTTCACCAGTTCGGAAGCCTCTTTCTCAACCACCTGAAGCTGCCGAATGCGCTGTATTTTGATGGCAATATTTCACGGCTGCACGCGCCGCAGATCAATCGCAGCGATGCCGGGTTCATGATGGGGCCAGTTGTGGGTGTGGTCACGGATAGGGCCACCGACGACGACGCGACCAACTAG
- the pnp gene encoding polyribonucleotide nucleotidyltransferase: protein MFNVTKKSMQWGEETLTLETGKVARQADGTVIATLGETSVMANVTFARQQKPGQDFFPLTVHYQEKYYAAGKVPGGFFKREARPTEKETLTARLIDRPIRPLFVPGFKNEVLVMCTVLSHDLVNDPDMVAMIAASAALTLSGAPFMGPIAAARVGFEGGEYVLNPTVDDMQDLRQNPDQRLDLVVAGTKDAVMMVESEAYELTEAEMLGAVKFAHEQIQPVIDLIISLAEDAAKEPFDFQPADYSELFAAVKAAGEEQMRAAFAITDKQERTAAVAAARDAIKASLNEEQLADANLSSALKKLEAGILRGDVVKTGKRIDGRSTTDVRGIESETGMLPRTHGSALFTRGETQALAVTTLGTGDDEQFIDALHGNFKSNFLLHYNFPPYSVGEVGRVGSPGRREIGHGKLAWRALQAVLPAATDFPYTIRVVSEITESNGSSSMASVCGGSLSMMDAGVPLKAPVAGVAMGLILEEDGSYAILSDILGDEDHLGDMDFKVAGTANGITSLQMDIKVAGITPEIMEKALDQARDGRLHILGEMSKALSETNAFSVHAPRIETMQIPTDKIREVIGSGGKVIREIVETSGAKVDINDDGVIKIASADGTAIQKAYDMIHSIVAEPEEGAVYTGKVVKIVDFGAFVNFFGKRDGLVHVSQIENRRLNHPSDVLKEGQEVKVKLLGFDDRGKVRLSMKIVDQETGEEITAEKKEDAE, encoded by the coding sequence ATGTTCAACGTTACAAAGAAATCAATGCAGTGGGGCGAAGAAACGCTCACACTGGAGACCGGCAAGGTCGCCCGTCAGGCAGATGGCACTGTGATTGCCACCCTGGGCGAGACCTCGGTTATGGCAAACGTCACTTTTGCACGCCAGCAAAAACCGGGTCAGGACTTCTTCCCCCTGACCGTGCATTATCAGGAAAAATACTACGCTGCGGGCAAGGTCCCAGGTGGTTTTTTCAAGCGTGAAGCACGCCCCACCGAAAAAGAAACGCTGACAGCACGTCTGATCGACCGTCCGATCCGCCCGCTGTTCGTCCCTGGCTTTAAAAACGAAGTTCTGGTGATGTGCACCGTGCTGAGCCACGATCTGGTCAACGATCCCGACATGGTTGCCATGATTGCAGCCTCTGCGGCGCTGACCCTGTCCGGCGCGCCCTTCATGGGTCCGATCGCTGCTGCACGTGTGGGTTTCGAAGGCGGCGAGTACGTTCTGAACCCGACTGTCGACGACATGCAGGACCTGCGCCAGAATCCTGATCAGCGCCTGGACCTGGTTGTTGCCGGTACCAAAGACGCCGTGATGATGGTTGAGTCCGAAGCGTACGAGCTGACCGAAGCAGAGATGCTGGGTGCGGTGAAATTCGCCCACGAGCAGATCCAGCCGGTGATCGACTTGATCATCTCGCTTGCAGAAGATGCCGCGAAAGAGCCGTTCGACTTCCAGCCTGCTGACTATTCCGAACTGTTTGCCGCAGTAAAAGCCGCTGGCGAAGAGCAGATGCGTGCCGCATTCGCGATCACCGACAAGCAGGAGCGCACCGCCGCTGTTGCCGCCGCCCGTGACGCGATCAAAGCGTCGCTCAACGAAGAGCAGCTGGCTGATGCAAACCTAAGCTCTGCTCTGAAGAAGCTGGAAGCCGGCATTCTGCGTGGCGACGTTGTGAAAACTGGCAAGCGGATCGACGGTCGTTCGACCACCGATGTGCGCGGTATCGAATCGGAAACCGGCATGCTGCCGCGGACCCATGGTTCGGCGCTGTTTACCCGTGGCGAAACCCAGGCGCTGGCCGTGACCACGCTGGGCACCGGTGACGACGAGCAGTTCATCGACGCGCTGCACGGCAACTTCAAATCCAACTTCCTACTGCACTATAACTTCCCTCCCTATTCGGTTGGCGAAGTTGGTCGCGTGGGCTCGCCCGGCCGTCGTGAGATTGGCCACGGCAAGCTGGCATGGCGTGCGTTGCAGGCGGTTCTGCCTGCCGCCACCGATTTCCCCTATACCATTCGCGTGGTGTCTGAGATCACTGAATCCAACGGCTCATCGTCGATGGCATCGGTCTGTGGTGGTTCGCTGTCCATGATGGACGCCGGTGTGCCGTTGAAAGCACCGGTTGCCGGTGTTGCGATGGGTCTGATCCTCGAAGAAGACGGATCCTATGCGATCCTGTCGGACATCCTGGGCGACGAAGACCACCTTGGCGACATGGACTTCAAAGTGGCGGGTACTGCGAACGGCATCACCTCGCTGCAGATGGATATCAAGGTTGCAGGCATCACGCCTGAGATCATGGAAAAAGCGCTGGATCAGGCCCGGGACGGCCGTCTGCACATCTTGGGCGAAATGTCCAAGGCCCTGTCGGAAACCAACGCGTTCTCCGTCCATGCGCCGCGCATTGAAACCATGCAGATCCCAACCGACAAAATCCGTGAAGTGATCGGTTCCGGCGGCAAGGTCATCCGCGAGATCGTGGAAACCTCCGGCGCCAAAGTCGACATCAACGACGACGGCGTGATCAAGATCGCATCGGCCGATGGCACCGCCATTCAGAAGGCCTATGACATGATCCATTCGATCGTGGCAGAACCCGAAGAAGGCGCCGTTTACACTGGTAAAGTCGTGAAGATCGTCGATTTCGGCGCCTTCGTGAACTTCTTCGGCAAGCGTGACGGTCTGGTGCATGTGTCCCAGATCGAAAACCGCCGCCTGAACCACCCTTCGGACGTTCTGAAGGAAGGCCAGGAAGTGAAAGTGAAGCTGCTGGGCTTTGATGATCGCGGCAAGGTCCGCCTGTCCATGAAAATCGTGGATCAGGAAACCGGTGAAGAAATCACAGCCGAGAAGAAAGAAGACGCAGAATAA
- a CDS encoding class I SAM-dependent methyltransferase, with the protein MSDWTAGYVAELDYTHDFFQEMTPARMGFSALSRGHRHGMAGKGLTYCELGCGQGFTANLLAAANPHIDFHAMDFIPAHIAGANRLAGDADLDNVTFYERSFEDFDQAPGLPQGFDIIALHGVYSWVSRENQQRIADFISRRLKPGGLVYISYNTQPGWAASMPLRRILTDRAALGTGPLEQRIEDALEFVESLKRAGAGYFASNPAQLTRLSEMKSMSRHYLAHEFFNKDWTPFHFADVAADLSEAKLTFLGATNPLDHVDDVCLTGAQIALVQAESDPVRREGLRDILLNEQFRADLFVRGRLPYTQRGAVAAWFETPFALARHYGTGPLKLSWRQGEIPLEAHQYEPVLTLLAAGPATVRSMLEQGAFGAMEWQEITRVLTLLTGAGHIAPCLPLEGLADRVATCRAFNLAVCKTSEECERLAFLASPLTGGGVAVDRMEQLFLLARSEGRAGPNGWAEFAWQILEPQGQRLEQDGRVLTLPEENLAVLKARAHAFAARRLAILDGLGISLLDDAPSVPGAQQAGAAA; encoded by the coding sequence ATGAGCGATTGGACCGCTGGCTATGTTGCCGAACTCGACTACACCCATGACTTCTTTCAAGAGATGACCCCCGCGCGCATGGGCTTTAGTGCGCTGTCTCGCGGCCACAGGCATGGGATGGCAGGTAAGGGGCTGACCTATTGCGAGCTTGGGTGTGGTCAGGGGTTCACAGCCAATCTTCTTGCAGCGGCCAATCCGCATATCGATTTTCATGCGATGGACTTTATCCCGGCCCATATCGCCGGTGCCAATCGTCTCGCCGGGGATGCGGACCTGGACAACGTGACCTTTTATGAACGCTCATTTGAGGATTTTGATCAGGCCCCGGGGCTACCTCAGGGCTTTGATATTATTGCGTTGCATGGGGTCTACAGTTGGGTGTCTAGGGAAAACCAGCAGCGGATCGCTGATTTCATAAGTCGGCGTCTCAAGCCGGGTGGGCTTGTTTACATCAGCTACAACACGCAGCCGGGGTGGGCGGCATCTATGCCGCTGCGAAGAATCCTCACCGACCGGGCGGCACTCGGAACCGGGCCTTTGGAGCAGCGTATTGAGGACGCGTTGGAGTTCGTCGAGAGTCTGAAACGTGCTGGTGCCGGATATTTCGCGAGCAATCCGGCCCAGTTAACCCGGTTGAGCGAGATGAAATCCATGTCGCGTCACTATCTGGCGCATGAGTTCTTCAACAAGGATTGGACACCATTTCATTTTGCAGATGTGGCAGCTGATCTTTCAGAAGCAAAGCTGACGTTTCTTGGCGCGACCAACCCGCTGGATCATGTGGACGATGTCTGTCTGACTGGGGCGCAGATCGCTTTGGTTCAGGCTGAAAGCGATCCAGTTCGCCGCGAAGGGCTACGTGATATCCTGCTGAATGAGCAGTTCCGTGCCGATTTGTTTGTTCGTGGGCGTCTGCCCTATACCCAACGTGGCGCTGTCGCGGCATGGTTCGAGACACCCTTTGCCCTTGCACGTCACTACGGCACGGGTCCGCTAAAATTGAGCTGGCGTCAGGGTGAAATCCCGCTTGAGGCCCACCAATACGAACCGGTGCTGACTCTGCTTGCGGCAGGGCCGGCAACTGTACGCAGCATGCTGGAGCAAGGGGCGTTTGGCGCTATGGAGTGGCAGGAGATCACCCGTGTCCTGACGCTGTTGACGGGGGCGGGTCATATCGCGCCCTGCTTGCCGCTGGAGGGGCTGGCTGACCGGGTTGCAACCTGTCGGGCTTTTAATCTTGCGGTGTGCAAAACCTCCGAAGAATGTGAACGCCTAGCTTTCTTGGCGTCTCCTCTCACGGGTGGCGGCGTGGCCGTTGATCGGATGGAGCAATTGTTCCTGCTGGCCCGCAGTGAAGGACGTGCCGGACCCAACGGCTGGGCAGAATTTGCATGGCAAATTCTTGAACCACAGGGACAACGTCTTGAGCAGGATGGGCGGGTTCTAACCTTGCCCGAAGAAAATCTCGCGGTACTGAAAGCCCGCGCCCATGCCTTTGCTGCGCGCCGACTTGCTATTCTTGATGGTCTTGGGATCAGCTTACTGGATGATGCTCCCTCCGTACCTGGCGCACAACAGGCCGGGGCTGCGGCCTAA